The window GTAGTTCTGATAATCATCATGCGTGTGACGACGCAGGAATCCTTCGGTGTAACCGCGGTGCGCCAGCCCTTCCAGCGTTTCCAGCAGCTGCGGATCGAACGGCTTGCCGGCGGCGGCGTCGTCAATGGCTTTCCGGTACACCTGCGCGGTGCGCGCGCAATAGTAGAAGGATTTGGTGCGGCCTTCGATCTTCAGCGAGTGGACGCCCATACGGGTCAGACGCTCGACGTGGGCGATAGCGCGCAGATCTTTGGAGTTCATGATATAGGTGCCGTGTTCATCTTCAAACGCGGTCATGTATTCGCCCGGTCGCTGGGCTTCTTCAATCATAAACACTTTATCGGTAGGCGCGCCGATACCCAGCGTCGGTTCAACGTTGTGTACCGGAATCGGTTCGTATTTGTGAACGATATTGCCGACCGCATCTTCTTTGCCTTCCTGAACGTTATACTCCCAGCGGCAGGCGTTGGTGCAGGTGCCCTGGTTCGGATCGCGTTTATTGATATAGCCAGAGAGCAGGCAGCGGCCGGAGTAGGCCATGCATAGCGCGCCATGAACGAAAATCTCGATTTCCATTTCCGGCACCTGATGGCGGATCTCCTCAATTTCTTCCAGCGACAGTTCGCGGGAGAGGATGACGCGGGTCAGCCCCATCTGCTGCCAGAATTTCACCGTTGCCCAGTTGACGGCGTTGGCCTGCACGGAGAGGTGAATCGGCATATCGGGGAAATTTTCCCGCACCAGCATGATAAGCCCGGGGTCAGACATAATCAGGGCGTCCGGCCCCATTTCCACTACCGGTCTGAGGTCGCGAATAAAGGTTTTCAGCTTTGCGTTATGCGGCGCGATGTTCACAACCACGTAGAATTTTTTGCCAAGCGCATGGGCTTCATTGATGCCGAGCTGCAGATTTTCGTGGTTGAATTCATTATTGCGCACGCGCAGGGAGTAGCGCGGCTGGCCCGCATACACGGCGTCAGCGCCATAGGCGAAAGCGTAACGCATGTTTTTCAGCGTTCCCGCCGGGGAAAGGAGTTCCGGTTTAAACATAGTGTTCTCGTTCTGATGACAGGTCAGATCCGCTTCACCTGATGAAGCTGCAGGAGGAGTGTCCTCACATTAAGGGCGGGCATTGTAGCGCCGCAGAGAAGGCAGGTAAAGTAAAGGGAAACGCCTTATCTGCTAAGCGCAGCGCCATCAGGCAGGCGGTATTTATTCACCAACGCGAAGATAATGTCCGTCCGCGGTAACGTTCATACCAAAACCGCAGCCCGTCACATCATCGGTTTTGGCGTCAATGGTTTCAGGAGAGAAGGTTAAAGAAATATCGCAATGGAGATAATCGCCTTCGCGAATGGTCACGATGGCTTTATTGTCTTTTATCGTGACCCTTTCCGAGAATTCACCCATATTGGGGCCGCTGTACAGCCCCATTAAGCCCATGTAGTAACCCTGAAAATCGATCTGGTAATCCGCTTTTTTTGCCGCCGGTCTGACCTGCAGGACATTCCATGAGGCCAGACCGGCATAACGCCAGTACTCGCCCACCGGGCCAGATTGCGAAAGGGCGGCAAGTTTGTCTTTGATAAGGCCAAGATTA is drawn from Citrobacter rodentium NBRC 105723 = DSM 16636 and contains these coding sequences:
- the yegQ gene encoding tRNA 5-hydroxyuridine modification protein YegQ, which codes for MFKPELLSPAGTLKNMRYAFAYGADAVYAGQPRYSLRVRNNEFNHENLQLGINEAHALGKKFYVVVNIAPHNAKLKTFIRDLRPVVEMGPDALIMSDPGLIMLVRENFPDMPIHLSVQANAVNWATVKFWQQMGLTRVILSRELSLEEIEEIRHQVPEMEIEIFVHGALCMAYSGRCLLSGYINKRDPNQGTCTNACRWEYNVQEGKEDAVGNIVHKYEPIPVHNVEPTLGIGAPTDKVFMIEEAQRPGEYMTAFEDEHGTYIMNSKDLRAIAHVERLTRMGVHSLKIEGRTKSFYYCARTAQVYRKAIDDAAAGKPFDPQLLETLEGLAHRGYTEGFLRRHTHDDYQNYEYGYSVSERQQFVGEFTGERKGDLAAVAVKNKFSVGDSLELMTPQGNVNFTLEQMESGKGEPMPVAPGDGYTVWIPVPQDLTLDYALLMRNFSGESTRNPHGK
- a CDS encoding tetratricopeptide repeat protein, with protein sequence MDRRHYALLLALVSGMARAEFSDEQLEADCAKIPTWASQGETFYKAKNYGKAREAFLQQVAWSENCGLDDKLIATAYNNVALTWIRQGEWRKARAWLMLRPDDEKSVYNLGLIKDKLAALSQSGPVGEYWRYAGLASWNVLQVRPAAKKADYQIDFQGYYMGLMGLYSGPNMGEFSERVTIKDNKAIVTIREGDYLHCDISLTFSPETIDAKTDDVTGCGFGMNVTADGHYLRVGE